The following coding sequences lie in one Fundulus heteroclitus isolate FHET01 chromosome 20, MU-UCD_Fhet_4.1, whole genome shotgun sequence genomic window:
- the LOC105926021 gene encoding urocortin-3 → MRSVRVWFCLALLMPWCVQSQMSQLDEDARRDVLAIDFLNRNGVLNSLLRSEHRLVLRQARAPRPASRVPKRAQQGSRFALSLDVPTSILSVLIDLAKNQDMRTKAAANAELMARIGKRK, encoded by the coding sequence ATGAGGAGTGTGCGCGTGTGGTTCTGCCTGGCTCTGCTGATGCCTTGGTGTGTTCAGAGCCAGATGAGCCAGCTCGACGAGGACGCACGAAGAGACGTCCTGGCCATCGACTTCCTGAACCGCAATGGCGTGTTGAACTCACTGCTCCGCTCAGAGCATCGCCTGGTGCTGAGGCAGGCAAGAGCCCCGCGGCCGGCTTCCCGGGTGCCCAAGAGAGCCCAGCAGGGCTCCCGCTTTGCCCTTTCCCTGGATGTCCCCACCAGCATTCTCAGCGTGCTCATAGACCTTGCCAAGAACCAGGACATGAGGACCAAAGCAGCGGCCAATGCAGAACTCATGGCAAGAATAGGCAAGAGGAAGTGA